AGGATCGTCAGCAACAGCAGCAGGGTGAGAGTCGTTTTTTTCATCTTGTTCACTCTTGATTGGTTATGGTTATTCGTCCGTCGAGGGTTGAGCGGATTGGGTTGCCCCGGCGGCTCTCCTCTTTTACATGGTCAATCATCACGTCTCGCAGGGTGACACCGGTGTTGTGTTGCCTGATGGCATTGCGCATGGCGCTCATGTTGTCGTTCCCCTCTGCCAGATAGTCGAGCGTGACCACCCGATATATCTGTTCTGCATTGATTGCTTTCCCGTCGAGGGTTACCTCTTTGACACTGCGGTTATCGATGACCAATCGCACGTTGGAAGAGATGCCTGCACCGCCTATGCGCGCATAGGCGTTGAAGAGCTCTATCAGGTCGCTCCCTTTAATCTCAAGAAAGGTGATGGCGTTGTCGAAAGAGTAGATCTCGTAGAGGTTGCCTACCGTGATCTCACCTTTGGGCATCGACGCTCGGTGCCCGTGTACATTCATCATCGCCACATCGGCTCCTTCCTCCAGCTGCTCATCGCCATATGCTTTCATTACATCGGAGGTAAAGTTGGTCAGCAAGCTCTCCGGTCGCCCATACATCATCGCCTGCTCGGAGGTGGCAATCACCTCGTTCATCTTTTCGTCCAGCTCACTCTTGTAGGAGTATACCAGGGCATGCATGGCTGCATGTTGTGGGGAGTCAAAGCTGTTGTTCATCTCGGTGATGGAGCCGCTCATCTCTGCAATATGGTATTGCGGTTTGCAGGATAGAAGGATCAATGCCGTAAGGAGGATCCCGAATGTTTTCATTTTCATGTTGTTGAATCTCATTGTTGGGTTGGGGTGTGTCGAAACAATTGTTACGCAGCTCAAAAATAGGGTTTTTTCCTCAGTGCATCAAGAACTGCACAAAAAATGTGGATTAATTGGTTATTTGTATGGTGGTTTCATTTGGATTTACTACCTTTGCATCCGCTTTGCGTAATCTCTGTCGGTCAACATGCCGTTACATTGCGTTCACACAGGTTAATTATTAACATAAAGCTTATTATAGGATGGACTTACTTAAAGTAGCGGAAGCCTCTTTTGCCAAAGAAAAGAAGGAATTCCCCAATTTCAGGAGCGGTGACACCATCACGGTGGCCTATCGCATTGCCGAAGGTAACAAAGAGCGTATCCAGCTCTACCGCGGTGTGGTGATTAAAATCTCCGGTCATGGTGATGCAAAACGCTTCACTGTACGCAAAATGTCGGATAACATTGGCGTGGAGCGTATCTTCCCGATGAACTCACCCTTCATCGAAGAGATCACTCTTAACAGCCAGGGTAAGGTACGCAGAACCAAACTTTATTATCTGCGCAAACTGCGTGGCAAGGCTGCCCGCATCAAGAAAAAATTGTATTGATCATCTTCAGTATGAGAGATATTGTGACGCTCCGGATGATTCCGGAGCGTTTTTTCTATACAGACCACCGGAATTTGCTACATTTGTAGCTGTAAGTGACTAACGTTAAGCGAAGAGATGTTGCACAAGACCCAGGGCATTGTACTGTCGACCATTCCCTACAGTGACACCTATTCCATCACGCAGCTCTTCACGCGTGATTTTGGGAGGGTCTCTTACTTGTTGCCACGATCGAAGGGTAGAAAATCGAAGATCAA
This genomic window from Dysgonomonadaceae bacterium zrk40 contains:
- a CDS encoding 5'-nucleotidase C-terminal domain-containing protein produces the protein MKMKTFGILLTALILLSCKPQYHIAEMSGSITEMNNSFDSPQHAAMHALVYSYKSELDEKMNEVIATSEQAMMYGRPESLLTNFTSDVMKAYGDEQLEEGADVAMMNVHGHRASMPKGEITVGNLYEIYSFDNAITFLEIKGSDLIELFNAYARIGGAGISSNVRLVIDNRSVKEVTLDGKAINAEQIYRVVTLDYLAEGNDNMSAMRNAIRQHNTGVTLRDVMIDHVKEESRRGNPIRSTLDGRITITNQE
- the rplS gene encoding 50S ribosomal protein L19 yields the protein MDLLKVAEASFAKEKKEFPNFRSGDTITVAYRIAEGNKERIQLYRGVVIKISGHGDAKRFTVRKMSDNIGVERIFPMNSPFIEEITLNSQGKVRRTKLYYLRKLRGKAARIKKKLY